The DNA region TTTCGGCAGTGACGGCGACGGCGGGCCAGAGGTAGGCGGTCAGCCCGTGCGCCCGGAGCGTTGCGGTGGTCACGGCCCGCGCAACGGCGGCACTCCGGGGATCACCGGGCAGGGTGACACCGACTGCGGGCCCGGGTGCGGCGCGTTCGCCTGCAGCGGGGCAGGAGACGGTGGGCGGGTACCGGTACGGGCCTGACGGCATGGTGACTCCCCTGGTGAGGATGATGAGTTGGCGGTTCACCGCCGCTGCGGGTGAGCTGTGGCCTGTCTCCCTGACGCGGACCTGCCCCTCCCAGGGCAGGAGGTGGCGGGCAGGGCCGCGCGATGCACTTCGACTGTTCGCGCAGAGTGAGCGGTGTGCGACTTAAAGTAGAGGACTGGGGGCAAAATTGCCCCGCTTATCGGAGCAGTGCACCCTTTCGTGGCTGCGTCGCACGCGTAGGCGGCAAACTGCCAGTGACCGCACGCGAGAGGAACGGCATGGCAGCGAGGACGTCTCCCACTGAACGTCAGAAACGTCTTGGCGTGGAGCTGCGGAAAATGCGCACGTCAGCTGATGTATCAGCCGAGTTCGCGGCAGGCCTCCTGGGCGTCGACCGTGGCAAGATCTCCAACATCGAGTCAGGTGCGCGACCCATCAGCCCGGATCGGCTGCGTACCTTGGCCTTCAACTGCGACTGCACTGACCAGCAATATGTCGATGCGCTCGTCGAGATGACGCAGCCGCGCAGCCGAGGCTGGTGGGAGAAGTACCGAGGGGCGCTGCCTCAAGGCCTGTTGGACATCGCCGAGCTGGAGGCCCACGCACTACGCATGCGGGCGGGTTACGCGATGCACATGCCTGGTCTGCTCCAGACGTCCGACCACGCCCTGACCTTGTTCCGGGTCGTCGTTCCACAGCTCCCCGAACGCGAGATCGCGTTACGCCTGGCCCATCGCATGGAACGGCAGGAGGTTCTCGAAGGCGACTCGCCGCCGCCGTACACCGCCATCGTCCATGAGGCAGCCCTACGGATGCAGTTCGGCGGGCGCGGCGTGGCACGTGCTCAGCTGGACCACCTGCTGAACAGGTCCGAACAGCCCAATGTGAGGCTGCTGGTCATTCCCTTCGCCGCCGGGGCGTTTCCCGGTGCCGGTCAAACGGTGCTGTACGCCGACGGCGCGGTGCGGCAACTCGACACCGTGCAGATCGACAACTCGCACGGCCCTGTCTTCGCCTGCTCCGAAACCCAGCTGGCCAAGTACCGGGCCCACCTGGACTGGATGGAGGGGATGGCTCTGCCGCCCCGCAAATCACGGGATTTCATCCGCACGATCGCACACCAGCTGTGAAGGGAACACCCATGTCGGACGTCCAATGGGAAGAGCCGTTCTGTGGTGAGGGAAACTCCTGCTTCCGGATAGGCACCGACGCCGAGGGCAACGGCTACATAGCCGTCCTCGGGGAGGAGCAGAGCTACCTCACCGACAGCCGCGAGGCCCTGCGGCAGATGATTCGTGACATCAAGGCCGGCAAGGCGGATCACCTGCTCTGAAGGGGCCCGGCCGAACGGCGGCGGGCCGCGTAGTTCCAGGCTCCTAGGGCCGCCACCAGCGTCGTGCCGGTTCCGATGCCCGCGAGACCCAGCATCCGCATCCGGGAGTCGACCCCCGCTCCGTGGGACGGGTCGCCGAGGCCGAAACCCGCCGCCTCCGGGTCGCCGTCGTACGGCGGGCCCGACTGCGCCGTTCCCCTGAGGTCGACGTCCAGCGTCAGGGGAACGGTGTCCCGGGCCCGGTCGGTGAGCGTCACCTGGACGTAGTACCACCCCTGGAAACGCATGGCGCTCGCCGCGTCGGTGTCGTCCTCGAACCGGTTGGCGTACGCCGCCGGAGCGGTGCCGAACTCCGCCTCGGCGGGCTTGCCCGTGTAGCCGACGGCCTTGTCGGCGACCCGGCCGCGAGCCGTGTTGTAGAGCTCGAGGCGCAGGCCGTCGGCCGCGAAGAACGAGCTGCCCGTTCCGGAGTCGGCCAGCTGTGCCCGCAGGAACACCTGCTGTCCCCAGGCGACGGGCACTCGGTAGAAGAGGCTCTCACCGGGCCGGATGGCGTCGCGCCACACGCCTTCCCGAACGGGCGCAGCGTCGTTGAAGCCCGTGCCCCCAGCGGTCTTCTTCCGGCTGGTGGTACTCGGCGAGGGCGGCGCCTCGGAGCTCCAGCCGGTCGGCACCTGCGGTGCGCCGGCGCCTGGTTCGAGACCGGGCTCGGCCATGTACGTCAGCTCGATGGGCCAGGGCTGGGCGGCCTCGTCCGAGGTCGCGGGACCGGCCCACTCCACGGTGTAGAGGTACTCGCCTGCCTGCCGGCAGTTCCGGTCCCGCTCGATACGCCGGGACGCGAACCCTGCGACGGGCCGGGTGGACTCCCCGCCGAACGTCAGAGTCAGGTCGGTACCGCACTTCGTGCCGTCGGTCGAGGCCAGTGAGAGCCGGACGCCGTCGGCGAAGCCGATCTCGGTACCGGGGGGTGGTGCGACGACCGTGGAGACGAAGGCGTTCGACGAGTCGTCGAGCCGCACCCGGTAGTACCTCTTCTCACCGGGGCCGACGGTGTCCGTGTATAGGGCCGACTTCTCCAGGGCAGGAGCGTCGATGCTCGACACCGTCCCCCTCACGGACTGTGCGCCGGAGGCCGGCTGGTAGGCGGGCGGATCTTCGGCGGTTGCTGCTGCCGCCGGGAGCAGGGCAACGCAGAGCGCCGCCGCTCCGATCATGGCACCGCCTCGGGACCACGCCATCTTTTCGCTCCCAGCTCCCCGCAACCGGATCACTCCCACCGCCCGCGCACGCAGGAGAACGGGGCCCGGCGTCCTGGCCGTCCGGCGGGCCAGGGCGCTGAACCCCGTTCGGATGCGTCAGCTCTGCGATCCGCTGGTACGCGGGAAGGAGACCTCCACGCGGCGATTCTTCTTGCGGCCCTCTTCGGTGTCGTTGCTGGCGATCGGGTACTGCTCGCCGTAGCCGCGGATCTCGAAGGTGACACTCGGGAGCTTGCCGGCGAGCACTCCCTGTACGGCGTTCGCGCGCTCCTTGGACAGGACGTCACCGTGTGCGGAGGAGCCGAGGTTGTCCGTGAAGCCGAAGACACGCACCTTCGGGGCGTTCTGGGTCTGGATCTCCGCGGCGATCGCGTTGATGCGGGCCGTGGCCACACCGCTCAGCTTGGCGCTGTCCTTGCCGAAGAGGACTTCGGCCTGCAGGGCGAAGGTGATGTCGGCGTTGGTGTCCTCACGGCGTTCCTCCCCGCCCATGTCCTCGACGATCGACTTGATGTCGAGCACGCGCACGTCACCGAGCGTCGCCCCGTCACCGAGCATGAGCCCGGGTGAGTTGGCGTCGACCTCGACCGGGGGCGAGGCACTCGGGACGGCGGTGGGGTTGTCGTCCGCCGAGACCGAGGTGGCACCCCAGAGAGTCGAGGTACCGAGGACGACCGCCGCGGCGGCGCAGAGGCCGATACGGCAGCGGAGTGCGCTTCGCGGTGCGGCTGGTGTGGGGGTGGGTGGCTGCATGGCGGTCGTCACCCCGAGATCTTGATCGTGGCGGTGGGCATGGTGGGGAGCTGGAAGTCGACGTCCGTGGTGCCCGCCGGCGGAGCGGGGAACTGGACGAAGAAGGGAGCGGTCCCTCCGGGCGCGATGCCTGTGGTGAACTTCGTGCAGAGACACCTGCCGTCCGTGTCCCGAAGAGCCAGGTAACGCTTCTTCCCTGCCTGATCCACCAAGGAAGCACCGGCAACGGAAGCTCCGTTGCCAACCATCTCCTGTTCGTTGCCCTGCCATCCCTGGGCAGCGAACTGTTGCTTGGAGCCGTTCGTCACGCTGCCCTTCACCGTGACGAAACCACCGGAATCCCTCTGGGCCGAGTTGATGACCAGCTCGATACCGTCGGGCCCCTTCACGCTGGCCAGAACGACTGACGCGTCGGCGCTCTCCTCGGCATCCGGGGTTTTCTGCCCTTCCGACGCGGAGGATTTCGGCTGCTTCTGCTCGCTCTCAGGCTTGTCCGATCCTGCATCGCCGCCACAGGCCGTCAGCATGACAGCCATGGCGACGGAGGCGGCAGCGACGGCGGCCCCCTTGAAGCGAATCCGGGTCATGGCTGCACGCATCGGCGTGTTCCTCTCGGTGACGTTCACTTACTTGTCGGCCAGGTGGACGGAGAAAAGGTCTGCCAGGTCGGGCAGCAGGTCGAGATTCTTCGGGTCGATACTGAAGTCTTCGTCATCGCAGACGACTTTGTACGACTTCTGCTCCTCGACCTCGCCCGTGTCGCCGTCGTCGTCCCCCTTCGGAGGGCTCGGTGTGGGACTCAGGTCCTCTTCGATGCGACAGCGTGGCTCGATCACCGCCGTGGCGGTTGCCCTGGCCTTCTTCGACTCGGTGCTGGCGATCACCGAGCTTCCTACGGTCTCGTTGGTCTCCACCGTCACCGTGTAGGACGCCTCGGGCGCGTAATCCGGACCGCAGGAGATGGGATGGGCATCGTTCTCCGCCGCAAGCCGGTCGGCTGCGGAGCACGATCCCGAGCCGATGTCCCGGCCGCTCAGCAGGTCGTCCCACTTCTCGAGATCGAAGACCCCTGGCCAGCTCCACTCGTCCCGAGCATCCTGAGCAGCCGCCAACGCTGCGGCGTCGGCGGCTGTCTGGGCCTCGTTCTTCTTCATCGACGCCTGGCCCACGGCAAAGTAAGCGAACGCAAGGAAGAGCAGGCCCGCCACCACCGCGATGTAGATGGGGAAGGCCTGCCCTGCGTCGTTGCCGAACCCTCTGCGGGTCAGCCGCCCGTGATCTTGCCGATCTGCGTGGTGATCGCACCGGCGATGGCGTTGCCGAAGTTCGTCGTCATGAGCACCCCGATGATCGCCACGACCACCACGATGATGCCCAAGTACTCCACCGCGCCCTGCCCCCGGTCCGCCCGGGCCTTCATGCGCTCGACGGACGTGTTCGCCCAGACCTTGGCGTTGATGGAAGCCTTCAGCATCAGCTTGCTCATGGTGTTCCCCTCCGGGTCCGGCCGGCCGTATGCAGGCCGACGCGTACGTCTCTGTGGTGCCGCCTCCGATACCGGCTTCCTCCTGGCCGGTGCCGTTGGCGACATGAGAAACGTACGGCCGGACACCGCGTGCGGCGCAGGGCCCCAGGGCCCAAAGCCGGGCCCAAAGCGCGCGTTGGGCCCGCCCTGATGTCCTCCCCCGTTCAGCCATGGCGGCCTGTCCCCCTCGTCCCAGGTCCCGGGCCCGGCGCCGTGCCGAGCCAGCGGGCGATCGCTTCGCTGCGGCTGCCGCTGTGCAGCTTGGTGAAGATCCTGTTGATGTGGTTCTTGACTGTCTTCTCGCTGATGAAGCAGGTGGCGGCGATCTGCTGGTTGCTCATCCCGGACGCGATGAGTTCCATGACCTCCGCCTCCCTCGAACTCAGGTCGTACTGACGCCTGTTGGGCGCCGGCAGCCGGTTGCGGCTTCCCTCAGTGGAAGACTGTGCCACAACGGGTTGCAGTTGCGAAAGACTTTCCGGCGGGCCCGCAGCTCGCGTGCCGGAGGGCCCAGGGGGCTGCGCACCGTGCGGGTCGTTCCCCGCCGGCCGGCCCGGGTGGCCGGGTCCCCCCTGGGGGGCACCGGTCGTCAGCGCCGTTCCCAATCCGTCCGGAAGGTGCCTGGCAACCTGGCCGGGGCCTTGGCGCATATGGGCGAGGAGGGCGTTGGCCGCCGTGGCGGTGAAGTGCGCCCGGCCGCTCTTCGTGTCGCGTACGGCCTGCACCAGCTGGTCCGCCGTGAACTCGCCGTGCACCAGGTAGCCACCCGCGCCCAGCCGCAGCGCCTCGTGGACGATGTCGCTCTCGCGGCTGTACGTCAGCATCATCACAGGTGCAACCTGCACCAGGTGCGGCAAGGCGGAGATGCCGTCCACCCCGGGCATCCGGACGTCGAGCAGGACGACGTCGGGCCGGTGACGGACGGCCGCCTCGTAGGCCTGGCGGCCGTCCGCGGCCTCGGCGACGACCTCGATGTCGACGCGGCCGCTGAGCAGGACTCCGAGACCGGCCCGGACGACCGGGTTGTCGTCGGCGACCACGACCCGCAGGGGCCCTGGGGCCGGCGTGTCCGGGCCGCTGGGGAAGGGTGGCAGCGCTTCGGGTGCCGGGGAGTGCTGGGTGGCCGGGAATCCGGGGGAACTGTGCTCCGCGCCGGGGGGATATGAGTGCGGGGATGTGTGCTGGGAGACGTGGTTGTGTGCGGACCGGTTCTGGCCCGAAGCACGGGAGACGTCGTCCGGCATTCTGCGACCTCCTCTCGGGTGTGGTGGGGACGGGTACAGGAGCGGTCATGCGAGTTCGGCTACCCGGTGGGAACCCGGGCGGGGCCCCGTGCCAGGGCCTCAGGGGCCCGGCCCCGGGCGGAACTCCGGGCCGGGACCCTGGGGGCCGGGGCCGGGTGTGAGCGCCGCGGTGGGGAGTTCCAGGCGGACCTCCGTGCCCTTGGCCGCCCTGCCCTTGCCGATGCGGATGCGGGCGCCGATCGAGGCCGCGCGCTCGACCATGCCGACGAGGCCGAAGTGACCGGCCCGCCTGAGGTCGTCGAGGGTGGTGCCGGCGGGCAGGCCCTGGCCGTCGTCGTACACGCTGACGCGCAGGACGTCGCCCTTGATGCCGGCCAGGACGACGAGGTAGGTGGGGTGGGCGTGCCGGTGGGCGTTCTCCATGGCTTCGGAGGCGACGGTGAGCAGCTGGCGGGCGACGACCTGCGGGACCGGCGGGACCGGGGTGTCGCCGAGTGTGCGGAACACCGTCCTCGTCCCGTGGCGGCGGGAGAAGTCGTCGGCTCGTGCGCGGAGTTCGCCGACGAGGTCGATCCCGCCGTCCAGGCCGGATTCGCGGCGCAGGTCGGAGAGGAGTTCGCGGGACTCCGCGGCGGCCCGGCGGGCCGAGCGGGCCACCAGTTCCGCCTGGTGTTTGACCGTGAGAGGGTCCATGCGGTCGGCGGAGTGGGCCAGGCCGTCGGCGGCCAGAGCCAGGCCGTGGAGGGTCTTGGCGACGGAGTCGTGCATCTCGCGTGCCAGCCGGGCCCGTTCGTCCTCGACGGCCACGCTGACGGCGAGTCGCGCCCGGGTCTCGGTCAGCGCCTGGCTTGCGGAGCCCACGCGGAGCATCAGGTTGCGCAGTGCGACCCCGACCGCCCCGGCGAGGACGCAGAAGCCCGGGAGCAGCAGCACCGAGGCCAGGGCGCCGGCCTGGAGCTTGTCCTCGGCTCCGTAGGCCGCGGCCAGGATCAGGCTCTGTACGACGGCGAAGACGCCCGCCGCCCGCCAGCCGTAGAGCAGTCCGGCCAGGAGCGGGGTGCAGACGACGGCGTATCCGAGGGTGGACTCGGGTGTGGCGGTGAACAGGAGCAGGGCGCCGAAGACGGTGTCGGCCCCGAGCAGGAGCGGGGAGCGTACGAGGAGCGGCCCGAAGCGTTCCCAGTCGCGGTAGAGGGCGTACGAGCCGACGACCGTCACCAGGACGGCCGAGGCGACCAGCCAGCTCGCGAGGCCGGGGGCGGTGTTGTCGAGCGCCTGCGGGGTGCCGATGGCGATCATGGCCAGCCGGAAGAGGAACACCTGGCGGGCGAGCGCCGACAGGGCGTTGACCTGGATGGACACGGTGGGCGCCGGGCCGGCGGGGGTGGACAGGGCCGCGTGCCGCGATTCCTCGGCGTCCGGGTGCAGGGAGATCGTCATCGGCGGCCGCTCACTCCCCCGTGAGGGATCCGAGGTCGGTGTCGGATCCGAGCAGCATGGCGGCACCCATGAGGATCATGGTGGCGGGGATCATGAAGGTCGTGACCATCAGTGTCGCCTTGGGGACCGCCTTGGCCGCCTTGCGCCGGGCGTTCTGCGCGTCGGTGCGGCGCATGTCGTTCGCGATGGCGATGAGGGTGTCCACGATCGGCGCACCGAGTTCCTCACCCTGCTGGAGCGCGGTGACGAACATGGCGACCTGTTCGGAGTCGTTGCGCCTGCGCAGCTCGTCGAAGGCCTGGCGGCGGCTCACCCCCATGTCCATCTGGCGCAGGGTGATGCGCAGTTCGTCCGACCAGGGGCCCTGGTACTTCTCGGCGACCCGGTCGAGGGCCTGGCGGAAGCCGAGGCCCGCGGAGACGACGACGGCGAGGACGTCCAGGAAGTCGGGGAGCGTGCGGTCGATGTCGTCCCTGCGCTTGCGGACGGCCGCCCAGATGCCCACCTCGCCCCAGAACAGGCCGAAGGCGATCATGAACAGGGCCATGAAGATCTTGCCGCTGGTGAGCATCGCGAAGGCGGCGAAACCGCCGAGCGCGCTGTAGACGGCACGGCGGGCGGCGTAGCGATCGATGGTGAGACCGCCGGGGTTGCCCGCCATGTCGATCTTGCGGCGCTTCTCGTTGACCTTCTTGGGGCCCATCAGGCGCAGGACCAGGGGCGCCCAGCGCATTCCGAGCCGGTCGATGCCCGAGCCCACCGCGGTGGTGCGGGTCGAACCCACTTCGAGCGCGAGTGCGAGGTCCCCGGGGAGGGTGGCCTCGGCGCGGTACATCCGTACGCCCTTGAAGGCACCGAACACGCTGAGGCCGACGACGAGAGCGAGCAACAGTTCCATATCGGTCCCCTCCTCAGATATCGATCTTGGAAATGCGGCGGATGGCGACGAAGCCGAGGGCGTACAGGCCGAGCGAGATGATGACGGCGATCTGGCCGGCGACGGATCCCGTCATCCGGTCGAGCGCTCCGGGGAGGATCGAGTTGACGAGGAGCATCGCGCCGACGCCGATCGCCGGGACGGCGTAAGCGGTGGTGTTGACCTGCGAGAGCTGGGTGCGGACCTCGCGCCGGGTCTCCTTGCGTTCCTCCAGGGTGACGGTGAGGTTGCGCAGCGAGGAGACGACCTGGCCGCCGGCCCGGTTGGAGAGGATCAGCGTGGAGACGAGGACGACGAGCTCACGTGAGGGCAGGCGTTCGGCGAGTTCGTCGAGGGCGTCGTCGAGGGTGCGGCCCACGGCGAGCTGGTCGGCGACGACACGGAGTTCGTCCCCGGCGGGCGCATCGAGCTCGTCGGCGGCCATGGCGATGGACGTACGCAGCGAGAGTCCGGCCTGGGTCGCGTTGGCCAGGACCCTGGAGATCTCCGGCAGCTGACTGATGAAGGCCTCGGTGCGCTTGGTGCGGTGCCAGTTGAGGAAGGTGTTCGCGCTCCAGACGCCGATGATCCCGGCCAGCGGGCCGAAGAACGAGGCGAGGACGGACGCGGCGATCAGCCAGAGGGCCGCCACGGAGCACACGACGTAGAAGAAGTACTCGCCCGGAGTGATGTCGAGGCCGGTGGCCGCGAGCTTCAGCTCGATCCTCTTGCCCAGCTTCGTGCGGCGCAGCCGGCGGTCGAGCCCCCGGAAGCGGCGCTGCGGGCCCATGTCGATCTGCCCGGTCGAGGAGAGCCGGTCGACGAGGGCTTCGCGCTGGGCCTTGCCCGAGGTGTAGGCGTGCAGGCCCATGACGCCGAGTACGCAGCACAGCAGCGTGACGCCGATGGTGAGCGGTGCGAGGTTGTCCATGTCGGGGTACCTATCTGGCCTCTCGGGTGGCGAGGTATTCGTCCGACGGGGCTACCCCGAAGGCCTGGGGGATCGGCTGTCCGGCCATGTAGAGCCGGTCGGCGATGCGACGCGGGAGCGGGAGGGCCTGGAACTCGCCGTGGACCACCCCGTCGGGGGCCATCGGCCGGGCGTTGAACCGGGCCACGGTGACGATCCTGTAGGGGTCACGTCCGTGCGAGTCCAGCACGGCGATCTCGGTGACCTTCCTGGTGCCGTCGGCGTGCCGGGTCAGCTGGACGATCACGTCCACCGCGCTGTTGATCTGGTCGTGCAGCGCCTCGAAGGGGATCTTGATCTCCGACATCGACGCGAGGGTCTGGAGGCGCATCAGGGCGTCCTCCGCGCTGTTGGCGTGGACCGTGGCCAGCGAGCCGTCGTGGCCGGTCGACATCGCCTGGAGCATGTCCAGCGATTCGCCGCCTCGGACCTCACCGACGACGATGCGGTCGGGGCGCATACGCAGGGAGTTGCGCACCAGGTCGCGGATGGTGACCTGCCCCTTGCCCTCCACGTTCGCCGGGCGGGTCTCGAGCCGGATCACGTGGCTCTGCTGGAGCTGGAGCTCGGCGGAGTCCTCGATGGTCACGATGCGCTCCCCCTCGGGGATGAGCCCGGAGAGCGCGTTGAGGAGCGTGGTCTTGCCCGTGCCGGTGGCCCCGGAGACGATCACGTTGAACTTCGCCTGGACGAGGCCGGCGAGGAGCAGCAGCATCTGCTGGTCCAGCGAGCCGAAGCCGATCATCTCCTGGAGCGAGAAGGACCGGGGGAAGCGCCGGATGGTGAGCGTCGCCCCCGTCAGCGAGAGCGGCGGGATGATGACGTTGACGCGCTCGCCGCTCGGCAGGCGGGCGTCGACCATCGGATTGGCCTCGTCCACCCGCCGGTTGACCGTGGAGACGATGCGCTCGATCGTCTGCATGAGCTGTTCGTGACTGGCGAAGCGCATGGGGAGCTGCTCGACCCTGCCCGCCCGCTCGACGAAGATCTGGTCGGGGCCGTTGACCATGATCTCCGTGATGGAGGCGTCCTCCAGGAGCGGTTCCAGGACGCCGAGGCCGAGCGCCTCGTCGACCACCCGGCGGATGAGCTGGGAGCGTTCGACGGTGGAGAGGACGGGGCCCTCACGGCTGATGATGTGGCCCAGTACGCGTTCCAGCCGTGCCCGGCGGTCGGCGGCGGCCAGCGAGGACATCTCCGCGAGGTCGATCTCCTCGAGGAGTTTCGCGCGGTACGTGGCGACCATGTGGCCGTCCTCCCGTCCCCCTCCGCGCTCC from Streptomyces sp. B1I3 includes:
- a CDS encoding CpaF family protein, coding for MSLRARITAPEERGGGREDGHMVATYRAKLLEEIDLAEMSSLAAADRRARLERVLGHIISREGPVLSTVERSQLIRRVVDEALGLGVLEPLLEDASITEIMVNGPDQIFVERAGRVEQLPMRFASHEQLMQTIERIVSTVNRRVDEANPMVDARLPSGERVNVIIPPLSLTGATLTIRRFPRSFSLQEMIGFGSLDQQMLLLLAGLVQAKFNVIVSGATGTGKTTLLNALSGLIPEGERIVTIEDSAELQLQQSHVIRLETRPANVEGKGQVTIRDLVRNSLRMRPDRIVVGEVRGGESLDMLQAMSTGHDGSLATVHANSAEDALMRLQTLASMSEIKIPFEALHDQINSAVDVIVQLTRHADGTRKVTEIAVLDSHGRDPYRIVTVARFNARPMAPDGVVHGEFQALPLPRRIADRLYMAGQPIPQAFGVAPSDEYLATREAR
- a CDS encoding DUF5936 domain-containing protein, with amino-acid sequence MELLLALVVGLSVFGAFKGVRMYRAEATLPGDLALALEVGSTRTTAVGSGIDRLGMRWAPLVLRLMGPKKVNEKRRKIDMAGNPGGLTIDRYAARRAVYSALGGFAAFAMLTSGKIFMALFMIAFGLFWGEVGIWAAVRKRRDDIDRTLPDFLDVLAVVVSAGLGFRQALDRVAEKYQGPWSDELRITLRQMDMGVSRRQAFDELRRRNDSEQVAMFVTALQQGEELGAPIVDTLIAIANDMRRTDAQNARRKAAKAVPKATLMVTTFMIPATMILMGAAMLLGSDTDLGSLTGE
- a CDS encoding pilus assembly protein TadG-related protein; its protein translation is MTRRGFGNDAGQAFPIYIAVVAGLLFLAFAYFAVGQASMKKNEAQTAADAAALAAAQDARDEWSWPGVFDLEKWDDLLSGRDIGSGSCSAADRLAAENDAHPISCGPDYAPEASYTVTVETNETVGSSVIASTESKKARATATAVIEPRCRIEEDLSPTPSPPKGDDDGDTGEVEEQKSYKVVCDDEDFSIDPKNLDLLPDLADLFSVHLADK
- a CDS encoding type II secretion system F family protein, whose product is MDNLAPLTIGVTLLCCVLGVMGLHAYTSGKAQREALVDRLSSTGQIDMGPQRRFRGLDRRLRRTKLGKRIELKLAATGLDITPGEYFFYVVCSVAALWLIAASVLASFFGPLAGIIGVWSANTFLNWHRTKRTEAFISQLPEISRVLANATQAGLSLRTSIAMAADELDAPAGDELRVVADQLAVGRTLDDALDELAERLPSRELVVLVSTLILSNRAGGQVVSSLRNLTVTLEERKETRREVRTQLSQVNTTAYAVPAIGVGAMLLVNSILPGALDRMTGSVAGQIAVIISLGLYALGFVAIRRISKIDI
- a CDS encoding sensor histidine kinase produces the protein MTISLHPDAEESRHAALSTPAGPAPTVSIQVNALSALARQVFLFRLAMIAIGTPQALDNTAPGLASWLVASAVLVTVVGSYALYRDWERFGPLLVRSPLLLGADTVFGALLLFTATPESTLGYAVVCTPLLAGLLYGWRAAGVFAVVQSLILAAAYGAEDKLQAGALASVLLLPGFCVLAGAVGVALRNLMLRVGSASQALTETRARLAVSVAVEDERARLAREMHDSVAKTLHGLALAADGLAHSADRMDPLTVKHQAELVARSARRAAAESRELLSDLRRESGLDGGIDLVGELRARADDFSRRHGTRTVFRTLGDTPVPPVPQVVARQLLTVASEAMENAHRHAHPTYLVVLAGIKGDVLRVSVYDDGQGLPAGTTLDDLRRAGHFGLVGMVERAASIGARIRIGKGRAAKGTEVRLELPTAALTPGPGPQGPGPEFRPGPGP
- a CDS encoding helix-turn-helix transcriptional regulator, which translates into the protein MAARTSPTERQKRLGVELRKMRTSADVSAEFAAGLLGVDRGKISNIESGARPISPDRLRTLAFNCDCTDQQYVDALVEMTQPRSRGWWEKYRGALPQGLLDIAELEAHALRMRAGYAMHMPGLLQTSDHALTLFRVVVPQLPEREIALRLAHRMERQEVLEGDSPPPYTAIVHEAALRMQFGGRGVARAQLDHLLNRSEQPNVRLLVIPFAAGAFPGAGQTVLYADGAVRQLDTVQIDNSHGPVFACSETQLAKYRAHLDWMEGMALPPRKSRDFIRTIAHQL
- a CDS encoding response regulator transcription factor; translated protein: MPDDVSRASGQNRSAHNHVSQHTSPHSYPPGAEHSSPGFPATQHSPAPEALPPFPSGPDTPAPGPLRVVVADDNPVVRAGLGVLLSGRVDIEVVAEAADGRQAYEAAVRHRPDVVLLDVRMPGVDGISALPHLVQVAPVMMLTYSRESDIVHEALRLGAGGYLVHGEFTADQLVQAVRDTKSGRAHFTATAANALLAHMRQGPGQVARHLPDGLGTALTTGAPQGGPGHPGRPAGNDPHGAQPPGPSGTRAAGPPESLSQLQPVVAQSSTEGSRNRLPAPNRRQYDLSSREAEVMELIASGMSNQQIAATCFISEKTVKNHINRIFTKLHSGSRSEAIARWLGTAPGPGPGTRGTGRHG
- a CDS encoding OmpA family protein; its protein translation is MQPPTPTPAAPRSALRCRIGLCAAAAVVLGTSTLWGATSVSADDNPTAVPSASPPVEVDANSPGLMLGDGATLGDVRVLDIKSIVEDMGGEERREDTNADITFALQAEVLFGKDSAKLSGVATARINAIAAEIQTQNAPKVRVFGFTDNLGSSAHGDVLSKERANAVQGVLAGKLPSVTFEIRGYGEQYPIASNDTEEGRKKNRRVEVSFPRTSGSQS